A single window of Dermochelys coriacea isolate rDerCor1 chromosome 14, rDerCor1.pri.v4, whole genome shotgun sequence DNA harbors:
- the LOC119842508 gene encoding olfactory receptor 10A7-like: MHLIEKAEEDNRTVITEFILLGFGNLPELQILLFLVFLMIYIVTMSGNILIIVLVVADQHLHTPMYYFLGNLSCLETCYTSTILPRMLASLLTRDRTISVSGCFAQFYCFVFLAATECYLLAVMSYDRYLAICKPLHYAALMNSRLCLQLAGGSWLSGFLTCVIMMCSMSQLTFCGPNEMDHFFCDFSPMLKLSCSDTSMITLVSFILTSLGSPCPFLLTVTSYVCIIATIVRIPSTTGRQKAFSTCSSHLIVVTVFYGTLMTVYLLPKNNTQIALNKVFSVFYTVLTPLMNPLIYSLRNKEMKEALRKVIS, encoded by the coding sequence ATGCACCTCATAGAGAAAGCAGAAGAGGACAATCGAACGGTCATCACAGAATTCATCCTCCTgggatttgggaatctccctgagCTGCAGATCCTTCTCTTCCTGGTTTTCCTAATGATCTATATTGTGACCATGTCCGGGAACATCCTCATCATTGTGCTAGTTGTAGCTGATCAGCACcttcacacccccatgtactACTTCCTGGGGAACTTGTCCTGCTTGGAGACCTGCTACACCTCCACCATCCTGCCTAGGATGCTGGCCAGTCTCCTGACTAGAGACAGAACCATTTCTGTCAGTGGCTGTTTTGCACAGttttattgctttgtttttttggcaGCTACAGAATGCTATCTCCTAGCAGTAATGTCTTATGATCGATATTTAGCAATATGCAAACCCCTGCATTATGCAGCCCTGATGAACAGCAGGTTGTGCCTCCAGCTAGCAGGGGGGTCTTGGCTAAGCGGATTCCTAACTTGTGTAATAATGATGTGTTCTATGTCACAATTAACATTCTGTGGCCCCAATGAAATGGaccatttcttttgtgatttttctcCAATGCTAAAACTCTCCTGCAGTGACACCAGCATGATCACACTGGTTAGTTTCATACTCACCTCCCTAGGCTCTCCTTGCCCATTTCTATTAACTGTGACATCCTATGTTTGTATCATTGCTACTATCGTGAGAATCCCTTCCACCACCGGGAGGCAAAAGGCCTTTTCCACCTGCTCCTCTCACCTCATTGTGGTTACAGTTTTCTATGGGACCCTAATGACTGTGTATCTGCTACCAAAAAACAATACACAGATAGCCTTGAACAAAGTGTTCTCTGTCTTCTACACAGTCCTGACTCCCCTGATGaatcccctcatctacagcctgCGAAACAAAGAGATGAAGGAGGCCCTGAGAAAAGTCATCAGTTAA